From the genome of Streptosporangiales bacterium, one region includes:
- a CDS encoding HAD family hydrolase: MPPRRPSLGDGGEPIQGGRAGRLVQAELRSITVAVPASTEKPTPTIDVRTVTAVVVDVDGVVTDVARVHAEAWKAVFDAFLRVRAERLCPTADEAGDCYRPFDVRRDYLTHLLGRPRLDGIRSFLNSRGIATSTDESGRSEPHTVHLIARLKDGYLIRGLRPGRVVAYPSTVKFLRCLRDQGIRLAAVSADAVGTEVLRAAGIADLFDVATNGGEVPGWTPASSLYRTAARRLDTPPSDVAVIVSARPRLAAARHVGFSLVVAVDRSGLAGAALHQYGADLVVSRLTDISVTGQGGRHDVG, encoded by the coding sequence ATCCCGCCTCGTCGTCCATCCCTTGGTGACGGAGGCGAACCAATCCAGGGAGGTCGAGCAGGTCGACTTGTGCAAGCCGAGCTGAGGAGCATCACCGTGGCGGTCCCCGCGAGCACCGAGAAGCCGACCCCGACCATCGACGTCCGCACGGTCACCGCGGTCGTCGTCGACGTCGACGGCGTGGTGACCGATGTCGCACGGGTGCACGCCGAGGCCTGGAAGGCCGTGTTCGATGCCTTCCTGCGGGTCCGCGCGGAGCGGCTCTGCCCAACGGCCGACGAAGCCGGCGACTGCTACCGCCCGTTCGATGTGCGTCGCGACTACCTGACGCACTTGTTGGGGCGACCACGCCTCGACGGAATCCGGAGCTTCCTGAACTCGCGCGGGATCGCTACCTCGACGGACGAATCCGGAAGGTCCGAGCCGCACACCGTCCACCTCATCGCCCGACTCAAGGACGGCTACCTCATTAGGGGCCTGCGTCCCGGCCGCGTCGTCGCGTACCCCTCGACCGTCAAGTTCCTCAGGTGCCTACGCGACCAGGGGATCCGCCTCGCGGCCGTGTCGGCCGATGCCGTCGGGACAGAAGTCTTGCGTGCCGCTGGCATCGCCGACCTCTTCGATGTTGCGACGAATGGTGGCGAGGTACCCGGTTGGACGCCTGCATCCAGCCTCTACCGCACCGCGGCGCGACGCCTCGATACACCGCCGTCCGATGTCGCCGTCATCGTGAGTGCACGACCACGGCTCGCGGCAGCCCGACACGTCGGGTTCAGTCTTGTCGTCGCCGTCGACCGCAGCGGTCTGGCCGGCGCCGCGCTCCACCAGTACGGCGCCGACCTGGTCGTGTCCAGGCTCACCGACATCAGCGTCACCGGGCAAGGAGGTCGTCACGATGTCGGCTGA
- a CDS encoding CBS domain-containing protein: MKHTHVSDVMTTNVVTVHVDTPFKDVVETLARHNISGVPVLDDDRHVVGVVSEADLLPKEERKDLYYDDHAQSAFRGRRHRSERRKAEGDTAGELMNTPALTTSPHHNLAGAARLLARHKIKRLPVVDEQNRLVGVVSRFDLLIPFLRSDDDIRDEVVNEVVVKTLWESPRNVHVDVEDGVVTLSGQVELDTIIPVAASLALAVDGVVDVVNELTYARKAEKYPASSSIPW, translated from the coding sequence ATGAAGCACACCCACGTCAGTGACGTCATGACCACCAACGTGGTCACGGTCCACGTCGACACGCCTTTCAAGGACGTCGTCGAGACCCTCGCTCGGCACAACATCAGCGGTGTACCAGTGTTGGACGACGACCGTCACGTCGTGGGTGTCGTCTCCGAAGCGGACCTCCTGCCCAAGGAGGAACGGAAGGACCTCTACTACGACGACCACGCACAGTCCGCGTTCCGCGGTCGCCGACACCGCAGCGAGCGGCGCAAGGCCGAAGGCGACACCGCCGGCGAGCTGATGAACACTCCGGCACTGACGACCTCACCGCACCACAACCTCGCCGGGGCCGCCCGACTGCTGGCGCGGCACAAGATCAAGCGACTGCCGGTCGTGGACGAGCAGAACCGGCTCGTCGGAGTCGTCAGCCGGTTCGACCTGCTGATCCCGTTCCTGCGCTCCGATGACGACATCCGCGATGAGGTCGTCAACGAGGTCGTCGTCAAGACACTGTGGGAAAGCCCGCGCAACGTCCATGTCGATGTCGAGGACGGTGTCGTGACGCTGAGCGGCCAGGTCGAGCTCGACACGATCATCCCCGTCGCGGCGAGCCTCGCCCTTGCCGTCGACGGCGTCGTCGACGTGGTGAACGAGCTGACCTACGCGCGCAAGGCGGAGAAGTATCCCGCCTCGTCGTCCATCCCTTGGTGA
- a CDS encoding universal stress protein: protein MAGEDSPRIVVGVDGSEPSKEALRWAARQAELVGGSLDAVVAWEYPPSYYGWVPEIDVAKFHEQSDATFAGTLKEVLGSEPTVEVRRHVREGDPATVLLDVANGAELLVVGNRGHGAFIGALLGSVSFRCVHHATCPVVVVHAGGDRDA, encoded by the coding sequence ATGGCCGGAGAAGACAGCCCGCGGATCGTGGTCGGTGTCGACGGCTCGGAGCCGTCGAAGGAGGCGTTGCGCTGGGCTGCCCGACAGGCCGAGCTGGTCGGCGGAAGCCTGGACGCGGTGGTTGCGTGGGAGTACCCGCCGAGCTACTACGGCTGGGTGCCCGAGATCGATGTCGCCAAGTTCCACGAGCAATCGGACGCGACGTTCGCCGGGACGCTGAAGGAGGTGTTGGGCAGCGAACCCACAGTCGAGGTGCGACGGCACGTCCGGGAGGGGGATCCGGCGACCGTGCTGCTCGACGTCGCTAATGGAGCCGAACTGCTGGTCGTCGGTAACCGCGGGCACGGCGCGTTCATTGGTGCGCTGCTCGGATCGGTGAGTTTCCGGTGCGTCCACCACGCGACCTGCCCCGTGGTGGTTGTGCACGCCGGCGGTGACCGAGATGCATGA
- a CDS encoding DUF4389 domain-containing protein: protein MHDRYPVRVEAELDDRLSRWLWLVKWLLALPHFIVLFFLWIAFLAVSVIAFFAILVSEQYPRGLFDFNVGVLRWSWRVAYYAYGALGTDRYPPFSLDEEPDYPARLYVDYPERLSRGLVLVKWWLLAIPHYLITGLFVGGAAFGGRVSDVAGDAYTWSGPGLIGLLVFFAAVALAFTAHYPRGIFDLIVGLNRWVYRVAGYAALMTDRYPPFRLDMSG from the coding sequence ATGCATGACCGCTACCCGGTGCGGGTCGAGGCCGAGCTCGATGACCGGTTGTCTCGCTGGCTCTGGCTGGTGAAGTGGTTGTTGGCGCTCCCACACTTCATAGTGCTGTTCTTCCTGTGGATCGCCTTCCTCGCGGTCAGTGTGATCGCCTTTTTCGCCATCCTGGTGAGCGAGCAGTACCCGCGCGGGCTCTTCGATTTCAACGTCGGCGTGCTTCGCTGGTCCTGGCGGGTGGCGTACTACGCGTATGGTGCGCTCGGCACCGACCGCTACCCGCCGTTCTCGTTGGATGAGGAACCGGACTACCCGGCGCGCCTGTACGTCGACTATCCGGAGCGGTTGTCGCGTGGGTTGGTGCTCGTCAAGTGGTGGCTGCTTGCGATACCGCACTACCTGATCACGGGGCTGTTCGTCGGCGGTGCGGCGTTCGGTGGCCGCGTCAGTGACGTCGCGGGCGACGCCTACACGTGGAGCGGCCCGGGTCTCATCGGGCTGCTGGTCTTCTTCGCAGCCGTGGCGCTTGCGTTCACCGCTCACTATCCGAGGGGAATCTTCGACCTGATCGTGGGCCTCAACCGCTGGGTGTACCGGGTTGCGGGCTACGCGGCCTTGATGACCGACCGGTACCCACCGTTCCGTCTCGACATGAGCGGCTAG